In a genomic window of Sphingomonas lutea:
- the hemF gene encoding oxygen-dependent coproporphyrinogen oxidase, with protein MQALDNQQQAAREWFESLRDRIIAEFEAIEREAGSDAAFDYIPWERTDPSGEPGGGGVRGQMHGKVFEKVGVNVSTVGGTFSPEFAMSIPGAEDDPSFFATGISLVAHMANPHVPAVHMNCRFLTTTKRWFGGGADLNPAIPYAEDTDAFHARLRAACAAHDPTFYPRFSKWAEDYFWLPHRNVARGVGGIFYDHLEDHFDAHFAFTRDVGKAFLDIFPRIVRGRRDTPFTEADMQRLLEFRGRYVEFNLLYDRGTLFGLKTGGNIDAILMSLPPLARWS; from the coding sequence ATGCAAGCCCTCGACAATCAGCAGCAGGCCGCGCGCGAGTGGTTCGAAAGCCTGCGCGACCGCATCATCGCAGAGTTCGAGGCGATTGAGCGCGAGGCCGGGTCCGACGCCGCGTTCGACTACATCCCGTGGGAACGCACCGATCCTAGCGGAGAACCCGGCGGCGGGGGCGTGCGCGGGCAGATGCACGGCAAGGTGTTCGAAAAGGTCGGCGTCAACGTCTCGACCGTCGGCGGCACCTTCAGCCCCGAATTCGCCATGTCGATCCCCGGCGCCGAGGACGACCCCAGCTTCTTCGCCACCGGCATCAGCCTGGTCGCGCACATGGCCAACCCACACGTGCCCGCGGTGCACATGAACTGCCGTTTCCTGACCACGACCAAGCGCTGGTTCGGCGGCGGCGCCGACCTCAACCCGGCAATCCCCTATGCGGAAGATACCGACGCCTTCCACGCCCGGCTGCGCGCCGCCTGCGCCGCGCACGACCCGACCTTCTATCCGCGCTTCTCCAAATGGGCCGAGGACTATTTCTGGCTGCCTCACCGCAATGTCGCGCGAGGTGTCGGTGGGATCTTCTATGACCACCTGGAAGATCATTTCGATGCGCATTTCGCCTTCACCCGCGACGTGGGTAAAGCTTTTCTCGACATCTTCCCGCGGATTGTCCGCGGCCGCCGCGACACTCCATTCACGGAGGCGGATATGCAGCGACTGCTGGAATTTCGCGGCCGCTATGTCGAATTCAACCTTCTCTACGATCGCGGGACGCTGTTCGGGCTAAAAACCGGCGGCAACATTGACGCTATTCTGATGAGCTTGCCCCCGCTTGCGAGGTGGTCATGA
- a CDS encoding DUF5694 domain-containing protein yields MFRIVAALATLVAAPAMAQGPLGSVPINGPKTQVMTLGSMHLSEHAGWSPAMLEPLLAKLSAFAPDVVTIEGLSGQQCAALKLFPDVTGRAYSQYCWNPDEIIADTRLSVPQAALEIRQTLAAWPKSPTASQRRKLALLFLAAGERASARVQWLRLAPAERRAADGLTDKMIEIITRKGRPMNESYEVAAVLAARLGHERVHAVDDHTSDAIYADVPDDYYDDFENRGKEPALVASLAANKAQIARVVDGATLLDVYREMNSPDGVKNQVLADFGGALVMPSKRYAGRTYVGWWDVRNLRMVANARAAFATRPGARVLNIVGSSHKPWYDVLFATMPDVEVVDAAAVLR; encoded by the coding sequence ATGTTTCGGATCGTTGCGGCATTGGCGACACTGGTTGCCGCACCGGCCATGGCGCAGGGCCCGCTGGGATCGGTTCCGATCAACGGCCCCAAGACCCAGGTCATGACGCTCGGCAGCATGCACTTGTCCGAACATGCCGGCTGGAGTCCGGCAATGCTCGAGCCTCTGCTGGCCAAGCTTTCGGCTTTCGCTCCGGACGTAGTCACGATTGAGGGCTTGTCGGGCCAGCAGTGCGCTGCGCTGAAGTTGTTCCCTGACGTCACCGGACGCGCCTACAGCCAATATTGCTGGAATCCGGATGAGATCATCGCCGACACCCGGCTGAGCGTTCCCCAGGCCGCGCTTGAAATCCGCCAGACGCTCGCCGCCTGGCCAAAATCACCCACGGCCTCTCAACGGCGCAAGCTTGCGCTCCTCTTCCTCGCCGCGGGTGAGCGAGCCTCGGCACGGGTGCAATGGCTGCGTCTCGCCCCGGCGGAGCGCCGCGCCGCCGACGGCCTGACCGACAAGATGATCGAGATCATCACCCGCAAGGGTCGCCCAATGAATGAGAGCTATGAGGTCGCCGCCGTCCTTGCAGCCCGCCTCGGCCATGAGCGCGTCCATGCGGTCGACGACCACACGAGCGATGCCATCTACGCGGATGTCCCTGATGATTATTACGATGACTTCGAAAACCGCGGGAAGGAGCCTGCGCTTGTTGCCAGCCTCGCCGCCAACAAGGCGCAGATCGCACGCGTCGTCGACGGCGCGACACTGCTCGACGTCTATCGGGAAATGAATTCGCCAGACGGGGTAAAAAATCAGGTCCTTGCGGATTTCGGCGGGGCGCTGGTGATGCCGTCAAAGCGCTATGCGGGTCGGACCTATGTCGGCTGGTGGGACGTGCGCAACCTGCGCATGGTCGCCAACGCCCGCGCCGCCTTCGCGACGCGTCCCGGCGCGCGCGTGCTCAACATCGTCGGCTCGTCGCACAAGCCGTGGTACGATGTGCTGTTCGCGACCATGCCCGATGTCGAGGTCGTCGACGCCGCTGCAGTGCTCCGCTGA
- a CDS encoding helix-turn-helix domain-containing protein, which yields MDERLASMSPDELRSAMRSLGYRTQNDLAQAIGVSRSAVSLWLEGKVGVPRPVAMLLRMLLAAQRRPF from the coding sequence ATGGACGAACGCCTCGCCTCCATGTCTCCCGACGAGTTGCGGTCCGCGATGCGCAGCCTTGGCTACCGCACCCAAAACGACCTCGCCCAGGCGATCGGCGTGTCTCGATCGGCGGTCAGCCTGTGGCTCGAAGGCAAGGTGGGCGTCCCTCGCCCGGTGGCAATGTTGCTGCGCATGCTGCTCGCGGCGCAAAGACGACCGTTCTGA
- a CDS encoding DUF885 domain-containing protein produces MKLALPFSALLLATACATTAPAPAPPPLAEAPPPAAPAPAIDSAAEDKRLMAFLDAAFEEQLARSPQALTQLGRKEQYDRLNNFTDAYRQQGLDLSRRQLADMRAQFRPENLTPAGRLSYRLFEVEVQQEIDGFQWRWHGFPASTNGSPAGSFPVFLINNHRVSSVADAEAYIARLREVERAMNEITANMRQQAAMGIVPSKFNFAPVRADTRRVLNGAPFSTGADTPVWADFKAKVAKLDAPQAEKDRLMAAARDALTGPFQRGYRTFAATWDSLEAQSQGNRGAWSLPNGAAFYAHQVKTSTTTDLTPDQIHQIGLQQVASIHAEMERIKTQVGFRGTLREFFKEITAGAKYKYPNTAAGRQQYLTDAKRYVAQVMAASPQWFRRLPKAPLDVRAVETWRQETAPIAFYNSPSEDGTRPGIYYVNLADMNQVLKPQIEAISYHEGAPGHHFQIALAQELPDVPKFRRFSGYGAYSEGWGLYAERLGKEMGFYQDPISEFGMLSTSLWRAVRLVTDTGIHHKQWTREQTIQYFLDNALLSERDATKEVERYFNWPGQATSYMIGQIKIFELRDKARRALGPRFDIRDFHAVVLENGSVPLDVLEELVDGYIARGGSAPGYTPPVAPASMPAATAAERGERG; encoded by the coding sequence GTGAAACTTGCACTTCCGTTTTCCGCGCTTCTTCTCGCCACCGCCTGCGCGACAACCGCGCCGGCCCCGGCGCCGCCGCCCCTAGCGGAGGCGCCGCCGCCTGCAGCGCCGGCACCCGCAATCGACTCCGCGGCCGAGGACAAGCGCCTGATGGCCTTCCTCGACGCCGCGTTTGAGGAACAACTGGCACGGTCGCCCCAAGCGCTGACCCAATTGGGCCGCAAGGAGCAGTACGACCGGCTGAACAATTTCACCGACGCATATCGCCAACAGGGACTTGACCTCTCGCGCCGCCAGCTTGCCGACATGCGCGCCCAGTTTCGGCCCGAGAATCTGACCCCCGCGGGCCGCCTCAGCTATCGCCTGTTCGAGGTTGAAGTGCAGCAGGAGATCGATGGCTTCCAGTGGCGTTGGCACGGCTTTCCCGCGAGCACCAATGGCAGCCCCGCAGGCAGTTTTCCCGTTTTCCTCATCAACAATCATCGCGTCTCCAGCGTCGCCGACGCGGAGGCCTATATTGCGCGCCTGCGCGAGGTCGAGCGCGCGATGAACGAGATCACCGCCAACATGCGTCAGCAGGCGGCGATGGGAATTGTCCCGTCCAAATTCAATTTCGCGCCCGTCCGCGCGGATACCCGGCGCGTGCTCAACGGGGCGCCTTTCTCTACCGGAGCCGACACGCCGGTCTGGGCCGACTTCAAGGCGAAGGTTGCCAAGCTCGATGCGCCGCAAGCCGAAAAGGATCGTCTGATGGCCGCTGCGCGCGACGCGCTCACCGGACCGTTTCAGCGTGGCTACCGAACCTTTGCCGCGACGTGGGATTCCCTCGAGGCGCAGTCGCAGGGCAACCGAGGCGCCTGGAGTCTGCCCAATGGCGCGGCGTTCTACGCGCACCAAGTGAAGACATCGACGACGACCGACCTCACGCCCGACCAGATCCACCAAATCGGGCTGCAGCAGGTCGCCAGCATCCATGCCGAGATGGAGCGCATCAAGACTCAGGTCGGCTTCCGCGGCACGCTGCGCGAATTTTTCAAGGAGATCACCGCCGGCGCGAAGTACAAATATCCCAACACCGCGGCCGGGCGTCAGCAATATCTGACGGATGCCAAGCGCTATGTCGCACAGGTGATGGCGGCGTCGCCGCAATGGTTCCGTCGCCTGCCCAAGGCCCCGCTCGATGTCCGCGCGGTCGAAACCTGGCGTCAGGAAACCGCGCCGATCGCTTTCTACAACAGCCCGTCGGAAGACGGCACGCGGCCCGGCATTTATTACGTCAACCTCGCCGACATGAACCAGGTGCTGAAACCGCAGATCGAGGCGATCAGCTATCACGAAGGCGCGCCGGGCCACCACTTCCAGATCGCGCTGGCACAGGAACTTCCCGACGTTCCCAAGTTCCGCCGCTTCAGCGGCTATGGCGCGTATTCCGAAGGTTGGGGTCTTTACGCCGAACGCCTGGGCAAGGAGATGGGCTTCTACCAGGACCCGATCTCCGAATTCGGCATGTTGTCGACGTCGCTATGGCGCGCCGTGCGCCTGGTGACCGACACGGGCATCCATCACAAGCAATGGACCCGTGAACAGACCATCCAATATTTCCTCGATAATGCTCTGTTGTCCGAGCGCGACGCGACCAAGGAGGTCGAGCGCTACTTCAACTGGCCCGGCCAGGCGACGAGCTACATGATCGGGCAGATCAAGATTTTCGAGCTGCGCGACAAGGCACGCCGGGCGCTCGGGCCGCGCTTCGACATTCGCGATTTCCACGCGGTGGTCCTCGAAAATGGCTCGGTTCCGCTCGACGTTCTCGAGGAGCTGGTGGACGGCTATATCGCCCGGGGCGGCAGTGCACCGGGCTACACGCCACCCGTCGCCCCGGCATCTATGCCGGCGGCAACGGCCGCCGAACGCGGTGAACGGGGCTAG
- a CDS encoding P-II family nitrogen regulator — translation MKKIEAIIKPFKLDDVKDALHEVGVSGLTVAEVKGFGRQKGHTELYRGAEYVIDFLPKVKVEVVVEDSMVDNVVEAIENAARTGRIGDGKIFVIDVVQAVRIRTGDRGADAI, via the coding sequence GTGAAGAAGATCGAAGCGATCATCAAGCCGTTCAAGCTCGACGACGTGAAGGACGCGCTCCACGAGGTCGGCGTGTCCGGGCTGACCGTCGCCGAGGTCAAGGGCTTCGGCCGCCAGAAGGGTCATACCGAGCTCTACCGCGGCGCCGAATATGTCATCGACTTCCTGCCCAAGGTGAAGGTCGAGGTGGTGGTCGAGGATTCGATGGTCGACAATGTCGTCGAAGCGATCGAAAACGCCGCCCGCACCGGCCGCATCGGTGACGGCAAGATCTTCGTGATCGATGTCGTGCAGGCGGTGCGCATTCGGACGGGCGACCGAGGGGCAGACGCGATTTGA
- a CDS encoding DUF3147 family protein yields the protein MLYLLIKAAISGVLIAVISEVARRQPGWGGLLASLPLTSVLAMMWLWRDTGDAEKISAQAMSTFWFFLPSVPMFLVIPMLLRAGVGFWLTMAIACVMTIALYAAMAAVSARLGVRL from the coding sequence ATGCTCTACCTCCTCATCAAAGCCGCAATTTCGGGCGTGCTGATCGCGGTCATCTCTGAAGTGGCACGGCGGCAGCCAGGGTGGGGCGGGCTGCTGGCCTCGCTACCTTTGACATCGGTGCTGGCGATGATGTGGCTGTGGCGTGACACGGGCGATGCCGAGAAGATTTCGGCCCAGGCGATGAGCACTTTCTGGTTCTTCCTGCCTTCGGTCCCGATGTTCCTGGTCATTCCGATGCTGCTTCGGGCGGGCGTAGGCTTCTGGCTGACGATGGCCATTGCATGCGTAATGACCATTGCCCTTTACGCGGCGATGGCGGCCGTCAGCGCCCGACTGGGGGTGCGACTGTGA
- a CDS encoding NTP transferase domain-containing protein encodes MKAIILSAGQGSRLGHMVDDRPKCLIDFNGRSLLDRQLDTLAANGVEEALVVTGFHDELVDAAIAARSGGPRVQTIFNPFYKVADNTGSLYMAREALSGDCLVWNGDTLVSDALMRRVVENDRSGICVTIDRKEAYDSDDMKVVEAEGRLKAIGKRLSDGVNAESIGLLAFRAGGAETFREAIERAMRTPEGTTIWYLRVINHIAQGSDVWTLDISGEEWGEVDFPEDVKRARDLTARWDSA; translated from the coding sequence ATGAAAGCCATCATTCTTTCCGCGGGGCAGGGCAGCCGCCTGGGCCATATGGTCGACGACCGGCCCAAGTGCCTGATCGACTTCAATGGGCGCAGCCTGCTTGACCGGCAGCTGGATACGCTGGCGGCCAACGGGGTGGAGGAAGCGTTGGTCGTGACCGGCTTCCACGACGAACTGGTCGATGCTGCGATTGCGGCGCGCAGCGGCGGGCCGCGGGTGCAGACGATCTTCAACCCCTTCTACAAGGTCGCCGACAATACTGGATCGCTCTACATGGCGCGGGAGGCGCTCAGCGGCGATTGCCTGGTGTGGAACGGCGACACGCTGGTTTCCGACGCGCTGATGCGCCGTGTCGTCGAGAACGACCGGTCCGGGATCTGCGTCACCATCGATCGGAAGGAAGCGTACGACAGCGACGACATGAAGGTCGTCGAGGCCGAAGGGCGGCTTAAGGCCATCGGCAAGCGGCTGAGCGACGGGGTCAACGCCGAATCCATCGGTCTCCTCGCCTTTCGTGCCGGCGGTGCGGAGACGTTCCGCGAGGCGATCGAGCGCGCAATGCGCACGCCTGAAGGCACGACCATCTGGTATCTGCGCGTCATCAATCACATCGCGCAGGGCAGCGACGTGTGGACGCTCGATATTAGCGGCGAAGAGTGGGGCGAGGTCGATTTCCCAGAGGACGTCAAGCGGGCCCGCGACCTGACCGCCCGGTGGGATTCGGCCTAG
- the lipB gene encoding lipoyl(octanoyl) transferase LipB, with product MEVIDDIEWRVSAAPVPYADALAEMEARAAAVREGTARELIWLLEHPPLFTAGTSADPAELFNPHGFPVHQAGRGGRYTYHGPGQRIVYVILDLDRRGRDIRGFVHGLEGWMIAALAQLGVAAHRAPGRIGIWVGEGADESKIGALGVRVKRWVTLHGFAINVSPDLSHFSGIVPCGIAEFGVTSLAKEGKQIGLTGVDAALKRGFQPFLNGLQGPSKVS from the coding sequence GTGGAGGTCATCGACGACATCGAATGGCGGGTCAGTGCAGCGCCCGTGCCTTATGCCGACGCGCTTGCGGAGATGGAGGCGCGCGCCGCGGCCGTTCGCGAAGGGACGGCGCGGGAGCTCATTTGGCTGCTTGAACACCCGCCCTTGTTTACCGCCGGGACCAGTGCCGACCCGGCCGAGCTGTTCAATCCGCACGGCTTTCCAGTGCATCAGGCGGGGCGCGGCGGGCGCTACACCTATCACGGGCCCGGGCAGCGGATTGTCTATGTCATCCTCGATCTCGACCGTCGCGGACGCGATATCCGCGGTTTCGTACATGGGCTTGAAGGGTGGATGATTGCCGCGCTGGCGCAACTTGGCGTTGCCGCGCACCGTGCGCCAGGACGCATTGGCATTTGGGTGGGAGAAGGCGCCGACGAGTCCAAGATCGGCGCGCTCGGAGTTCGCGTTAAGCGCTGGGTGACGCTGCACGGCTTCGCCATCAACGTGTCACCGGACCTGTCCCACTTTTCGGGCATCGTGCCGTGCGGAATCGCCGAGTTCGGGGTCACCAGCCTCGCAAAAGAAGGGAAACAAATTGGGCTGACAGGTGTTGATGCCGCCCTGAAGCGTGGTTTCCAGCCGTTTCTCAACGGCTTGCAGGGTCCCTCCAAAGTCTCTTGA
- a CDS encoding GNAT family N-acetyltransferase, with the protein MTRDRVPDGELAAIVTHLEMRQASAAPMPEGTLRLSRVAQPTPDQYRAIFRKVGARWLWFSRLVMDDARLESIITSPAVELYEVTAVEAVVGMLELDFRNAGECELAFVGLVPELSGQGHGRWLLARALDLAWRDSITRVHVHTCTLDHPAALPAYLRAGFKAVRREVEHFPDPRLAGILPADCAPQVPLLGTLTCAEAPAS; encoded by the coding sequence ATGACACGCGATCGCGTCCCCGACGGCGAACTGGCCGCAATCGTTACCCATCTCGAGATGCGCCAGGCGTCGGCGGCGCCGATGCCGGAGGGGACGCTTCGCCTGAGCCGTGTGGCCCAACCCACCCCTGACCAATATCGCGCGATCTTCCGCAAGGTTGGTGCACGCTGGCTCTGGTTTTCGCGGTTGGTGATGGACGACGCCAGGCTCGAATCAATCATTACCAGCCCAGCGGTCGAGCTTTACGAGGTCACTGCTGTCGAAGCCGTGGTCGGTATGCTGGAGCTCGACTTCCGCAATGCGGGCGAATGCGAGCTTGCCTTCGTCGGCCTCGTTCCCGAACTTTCAGGCCAGGGCCACGGACGCTGGCTCCTCGCGCGGGCACTTGATCTGGCGTGGCGCGACAGCATCACCCGCGTTCACGTTCACACCTGCACGCTCGATCATCCGGCGGCGCTTCCCGCCTATCTCCGCGCCGGCTTCAAGGCCGTGCGCCGCGAGGTCGAGCACTTTCCGGACCCACGCCTGGCCGGTATCCTCCCGGCCGATTGCGCGCCTCAGGTCCCGCTGCTGGGAACGCTGACTTGTGCGGAAGCGCCAGCCAGCTGA
- a CDS encoding DUF3617 domain-containing protein: MRLGVIFVAGAVAALTLTAAQRPSALAQASAGVWEVSGAPGAQANVRQCVADVATLAQFEHRQKSCKRNLLTESASSVVIQYECSGGDFGRSKVTVVTPRSLKIETQGISDRLPFSYTLQARRVGDCPERG, encoded by the coding sequence ATGAGACTCGGGGTGATCTTCGTGGCTGGTGCCGTTGCGGCGCTGACGCTTACGGCGGCACAAAGGCCGTCGGCGCTTGCGCAGGCCAGCGCAGGCGTCTGGGAGGTCTCGGGTGCGCCCGGGGCGCAGGCAAACGTGCGGCAGTGCGTCGCGGATGTCGCGACGCTGGCGCAATTCGAGCACCGCCAGAAGAGCTGCAAGCGCAACCTTCTGACCGAAAGCGCGAGCAGCGTCGTGATCCAATATGAGTGTTCGGGCGGCGATTTCGGACGGAGCAAGGTGACCGTCGTGACGCCCCGCTCGCTCAAGATCGAGACTCAGGGAATCTCCGACCGGCTGCCGTTCAGTTACACGCTTCAGGCGCGGCGCGTCGGCGATTGTCCAGAGCGCGGATGA
- a CDS encoding glycerophosphoryl diester phosphodiesterase membrane domain-containing protein, with the protein MKRLSLSKAWEDCRGAVIRNGRLLAAVALALMALPGTVQGLVTPDATPGQLPPAGPWIAIAGVATLLGIVGQLAIIRLLAAPGTSVKEAIAHGVRRLLTLLAAVLLWLLPLAAIMVALGESMTRGQPSLGVSLAIIILFVVIILAVVRMIVLPAVVSEEPIGPIAAIRRSWQLTRGSWWRLFAFLMLFLIAALCVLLAVELVFGSVVAAAFGPSEPMSLTRLLTALVTQVVTSLLLIFYLGMLGRIYAQLAGASAQVSVPSSGT; encoded by the coding sequence ATGAAACGCCTGTCGCTATCCAAGGCCTGGGAAGATTGCCGCGGCGCCGTCATTCGCAACGGACGGCTGCTGGCGGCAGTTGCCCTTGCCCTCATGGCGCTTCCGGGCACTGTTCAAGGGCTCGTGACGCCCGATGCGACGCCGGGGCAGCTTCCGCCGGCGGGACCGTGGATTGCGATTGCCGGCGTTGCGACCCTCCTCGGCATTGTGGGGCAGCTGGCGATCATCCGCTTGCTCGCGGCACCCGGCACTTCGGTCAAGGAAGCCATCGCACACGGCGTGCGGCGTCTTTTGACCCTGCTTGCGGCAGTCTTGTTGTGGCTGTTGCCGCTCGCGGCGATCATGGTCGCGTTGGGCGAGTCCATGACCCGCGGCCAGCCGAGCCTTGGCGTTTCCCTTGCCATCATTATCCTGTTTGTCGTGATCATCCTGGCGGTCGTGCGGATGATCGTCCTTCCCGCCGTTGTTAGCGAGGAGCCGATCGGGCCTATCGCCGCAATCCGACGGAGCTGGCAGCTGACTCGCGGCAGCTGGTGGCGGCTGTTCGCTTTCCTGATGCTGTTCCTGATCGCGGCATTGTGCGTTCTTCTAGCTGTTGAACTGGTGTTCGGTTCGGTCGTTGCGGCCGCCTTCGGGCCGAGCGAGCCGATGAGCCTGACGCGATTGCTTACGGCGTTGGTGACGCAAGTGGTGACCAGCCTGCTGCTGATCTTCTACCTAGGAATGCTCGGCCGGATCTACGCTCAGCTGGCTGGCGCTTCCGCACAAGTCAGCGTTCCCAGCAGCGGGACCTGA
- the queC gene encoding 7-cyano-7-deazaguanine synthase QueC: MVCAGLAKEAGFRVLALTVDYNQRHRIELQSAARIAAELAEEHLVLPLDLRAFGGSALTDDIAVPKEAAGDAIPVTYVPARNTVFLSLALALAEARGARDLFIGANALDYSGYPDCRPAFIDAFEKLAGIATKAGDEGDGFTVHAPLIAMSKADIVREARRLGLDPGMSWSCYDPQSDGRSCGACESCRLRAKGFAEAGWPDPALT, translated from the coding sequence ATGGTCTGCGCGGGGCTTGCGAAAGAAGCGGGTTTCCGCGTGCTGGCGCTCACGGTGGATTACAACCAGCGCCACCGGATCGAGCTGCAATCGGCGGCGCGGATCGCCGCCGAATTGGCCGAAGAGCATCTGGTCCTGCCGCTCGACCTGCGGGCATTCGGTGGATCGGCGCTGACCGACGACATTGCCGTGCCGAAGGAGGCTGCGGGGGACGCGATCCCGGTGACCTACGTGCCCGCGCGCAACACCGTCTTCCTTAGCCTGGCCCTGGCACTGGCCGAGGCGCGCGGCGCGCGCGACCTGTTCATCGGCGCCAATGCGCTGGATTATTCGGGCTATCCCGATTGCCGCCCGGCCTTCATCGACGCGTTCGAGAAGTTGGCGGGGATCGCCACGAAGGCGGGCGACGAAGGCGACGGGTTCACGGTGCACGCGCCCCTGATCGCGATGAGCAAGGCCGACATCGTGCGCGAGGCGCGACGGCTGGGGCTCGATCCGGGGATGAGCTGGTCCTGCTACGACCCGCAGTCGGACGGGCGGTCGTGCGGCGCGTGCGAATCCTGTCGCTTGCGCGCCAAGGGCTTTGCCGAGGCGGGCTGGCCCGATCCGGCGTTGACCTGA
- the map gene encoding type I methionyl aminopeptidase, whose translation MTQYITVSADDRVEARNGVIKLHGPEGFEGMRRAGRLAAEILDALAPHVVPGVSTQELDDFVYQRMLDGGAVPATLGYRGYTKSSCISINHVVCHGIPGEKTLKDGDIVNIDVTPLLDGWHGDTSRMFLVGDVAIKARKLVDVTYECLMLGLEQAKPGNHLGDIANAIQRHAESRRYSVVRDFCGHGVGRLFHDSPEVIHAGRPGTGPELRPGMFFTVEPMINIGRADVKVLDDGWTAVTRDRSLSAQFEHSIGITEDGCEIFTKSPTGRDQPPYA comes from the coding sequence ATGACCCAATACATCACTGTCTCCGCCGACGATCGTGTCGAAGCGCGCAACGGCGTCATCAAGCTTCACGGACCCGAAGGGTTTGAAGGCATGCGCCGCGCCGGGCGTCTGGCGGCGGAGATCCTCGACGCGCTCGCGCCGCACGTCGTCCCCGGCGTATCGACTCAGGAACTGGATGATTTCGTCTATCAGCGCATGCTTGACGGCGGCGCGGTTCCCGCGACGCTCGGCTATCGCGGCTACACCAAGAGCAGCTGCATCTCGATCAACCATGTCGTCTGCCACGGCATCCCAGGCGAAAAGACGCTCAAGGACGGCGACATCGTCAATATCGACGTGACGCCCCTGCTTGACGGCTGGCACGGCGATACGAGCCGGATGTTCCTGGTCGGCGACGTCGCGATCAAGGCGCGCAAGCTGGTCGACGTGACCTACGAATGCCTGATGCTGGGACTCGAGCAGGCGAAGCCCGGCAACCATCTCGGCGATATCGCCAACGCCATCCAGCGACACGCCGAAAGCCGCCGCTACAGCGTCGTTCGCGATTTCTGCGGTCACGGCGTCGGCCGCCTGTTCCACGACAGCCCCGAAGTGATCCATGCAGGCCGCCCCGGAACGGGTCCGGAGCTTCGCCCCGGCATGTTCTTCACCGTCGAACCGATGATCAACATCGGCCGTGCGGACGTGAAGGTGCTCGACGACGGCTGGACGGCGGTCACCCGCGACCGCTCGCTGTCGGCGCAGTTCGAACATTCGATCGGCATCACTGAAGACGGTTGCGAGATCTTTACGAAGAGCCCCACGGGCCGCGATCAGCCGCCTTACGCTTGA
- a CDS encoding acyl-CoA thioesterase: MFRYAVAIQPSDIDHMGHVNNSVYLKWVQDAVVDYWRSVAPPDAVASHLWVALKHEISYRKPTFLQDKVVAEVIAEKVEGARAHFTTVVRRGHEVLSEVKSTWCCLDANSLRPSRLAREVAARFLPPQN, from the coding sequence ATGTTCCGCTATGCCGTCGCCATCCAGCCGTCCGACATCGACCACATGGGTCACGTCAACAACAGCGTCTATCTGAAATGGGTGCAGGACGCGGTGGTCGATTACTGGCGCAGTGTCGCCCCGCCCGACGCCGTTGCCAGCCACTTATGGGTCGCGCTCAAGCACGAGATTTCCTACCGCAAGCCGACTTTCCTGCAGGACAAGGTCGTGGCCGAGGTGATTGCGGAAAAGGTCGAGGGCGCCCGCGCCCATTTCACCACCGTGGTCCGACGCGGTCATGAGGTGCTCAGCGAGGTCAAGAGCACTTGGTGTTGCCTCGACGCCAACAGCCTCCGTCCCTCGCGTCTCGCGCGGGAAGTGGCGGCGCGCTTCCTGCCGCCCCAGAACTGA